Proteins encoded in a region of the Cardinium endosymbiont of Culicoides punctatus genome:
- a CDS encoding outer membrane beta-barrel protein produces the protein MKNKVVALLLIFFANHAIVDVVHATAYRNVGESPATISDQENLPMSDAYVPPIENYFSCTSELLGMDYLLHQGSSAPIPVKKFDFSGLFRHNIAFLYAIRINQSRFAFCPGVGFSSLKYYFDHMANSSGKKIYKTLTRVGEKRTECKQIDETQLIGNDGEVTGSQFNISYFDVMFRVRFNSVLDEPKEGFHVWLGMKLGFRIGATTTIDYSEYNETGASLVRSGSFNLSRAHLSWQGGLGYSRFGLIVTHGLSSLFDENRGPDNAIRPLSVGLYIDLL, from the coding sequence TAGTGGATGTAGTGCATGCTACAGCATATAGAAACGTTGGAGAGTCCCCTGCTACTATCAGCGATCAGGAAAATTTACCAATGAGTGATGCCTATGTACCTCCGATTGAGAACTATTTTAGCTGTACATCTGAACTGTTAGGTATGGATTATTTGCTCCATCAGGGTAGTTCTGCTCCGATACCTGTTAAAAAATTTGATTTTAGTGGTCTATTTCGTCACAATATTGCTTTTTTGTATGCCATTCGCATCAATCAATCTCGTTTTGCATTCTGTCCTGGAGTTGGGTTTAGCTCCTTAAAGTACTACTTTGATCATATGGCTAACTCCAGTGGTAAAAAAATTTATAAGACGCTTACAAGAGTAGGTGAAAAACGCACAGAATGCAAACAAATCGATGAAACACAACTAATAGGTAATGATGGAGAGGTAACGGGATCGCAATTCAACATTTCGTATTTTGATGTTATGTTTAGAGTTAGATTTAACAGTGTCTTGGATGAGCCTAAAGAAGGGTTCCATGTCTGGTTAGGCATGAAGCTTGGTTTTCGCATAGGAGCTACCACTACTATTGATTACTCTGAATATAATGAAACAGGAGCATCCCTGGTTAGGAGTGGTAGTTTTAATTTGAGTAGAGCGCACCTTTCTTGGCAAGGTGGACTTGGTTACAGCCGTTTTGGACTTATCGTAACGCATGGGTTAAGCTCCCTTTTTGATGAAAATAGAGGACCAGATAATGCTATTCGACCCCTTTCCGTAGGGCTTTATATAGATCTATTATAG
- the tuf gene encoding elongation factor Tu, translated as MAKETFDRSKPHVNIGTIGHVDHGKTTLTAAITSVLAKAGLAEKKDFSSIDAAPEEKERGITINTAHVEYQTKNRHYAHVDCPGHADYVKNMITGAAQMDGAILVVAATDGPMPQTREHILLASQIGVPSIVVFLNKVDAVDDPEMLELVELEVRELLSAYKFDGDNTPIIRGSALGALNSEPEWEAKIQELMDAVDNHIQLPVRLVDRDFLMPVEGVFTITGRGTVATGRIEKGVVQTGNPVEIIGMGADKLTSTVTGIEMFRKILDRGEAGDNVGILLRGIDKESIQRGMIICKPGSVKPYSKFKAEVYVLTKDEGGRHKPFFNKYRPQCYFRTTDVTGEIKLPEGVEMVMPGDNVNLEISLISSIAMEVGLRFAIREGGRTIGAGRVTEIVE; from the coding sequence ATGGCAAAAGAGACATTTGATCGGTCAAAACCGCACGTAAACATTGGTACAATTGGACACGTTGACCATGGTAAGACAACGCTTACTGCTGCTATTACTTCTGTTTTAGCAAAAGCAGGACTAGCAGAGAAGAAAGATTTTTCATCTATTGATGCTGCCCCAGAAGAAAAAGAGCGTGGTATTACCATTAATACTGCTCATGTTGAATATCAAACAAAAAATAGACATTATGCCCACGTGGACTGTCCTGGGCACGCTGATTATGTTAAGAACATGATTACAGGTGCTGCTCAGATGGATGGTGCTATTCTTGTGGTTGCTGCTACGGATGGACCAATGCCCCAAACAAGAGAGCATATCCTATTGGCAAGCCAAATAGGTGTTCCAAGCATAGTAGTCTTTTTGAACAAAGTAGATGCTGTAGATGATCCTGAGATGCTTGAGTTGGTAGAACTCGAAGTGAGAGAACTCTTAAGTGCCTATAAATTTGATGGAGATAATACGCCTATTATCCGTGGGTCTGCGTTAGGTGCTTTAAATAGCGAACCAGAATGGGAAGCTAAAATTCAAGAACTAATGGATGCTGTTGATAATCATATCCAACTTCCAGTTCGGTTAGTAGATCGTGATTTCTTAATGCCAGTAGAGGGTGTATTTACCATTACTGGTCGTGGAACGGTAGCTACGGGTAGGATTGAGAAGGGTGTTGTTCAAACAGGTAATCCGGTTGAAATTATTGGTATGGGAGCTGATAAGTTAACTTCCACAGTTACTGGTATAGAAATGTTCCGTAAAATACTAGATAGAGGAGAAGCTGGTGATAATGTTGGAATTTTGCTTCGTGGTATCGATAAGGAAAGTATTCAACGTGGTATGATTATCTGTAAGCCAGGCAGTGTTAAGCCTTATAGTAAGTTTAAGGCTGAGGTTTATGTTCTAACTAAAGACGAAGGTGGGCGTCACAAACCTTTCTTTAATAAGTATAGGCCACAATGTTATTTTAGAACAACAGATGTTACTGGTGAAATAAAGCTTCCTGAAGGGGTTGAAATGGTTATGCCAGGAGACAATGTTAATTTAGAAATTTCTCTTATTAGTAGCATTGCTATGGAAGTAGGATTGCGTTTTGCTATTCGAGAGGGGGGTAGAACTATTGGCGCTGGAAGGGTTACAGAGATTGTTGAATAA